In Populus nigra chromosome 10, ddPopNigr1.1, whole genome shotgun sequence, the following proteins share a genomic window:
- the LOC133704777 gene encoding cytochrome P450 89A2-like, with translation MKVQAAIDNKSLFSFNMNHWLLILFSIFISISVSGILRFILNRYFINTKPTLYKLPPSPQSIPVISNLLQLVRITPSDIHSNLNSLHAKLGPIITIYSGSRPVIFIADRFLAHKVLIQNGAMFANRPPASATQKIVSSNQRIISLAFYGPTWRLLRRNLTENFLHPSRAKCFSLSRRWVLQILMNRLESQEKSGQPICVREHFLYAMFCLLVVMCFGDNVNETQIKQIEEVQRRAFLSFNKFNILNLWPRMTKIVLRRRWEEFYQLRKCQQDASIPLIRARKNLQEEERKRMETQHHHVVSYVDTLLGLELPDENKKLNEVEIANLCSEFLNAGTDTTTTALEWIMANLVKYPKIQDKLFMEIKGVVGNGDREEVSESDLKRLPYLKAVILEGLRRHPPARLLAPHAAREDVVLNNEYLIPETAAINFLVAEMGWDPKAWEDPLAFNPERFLNHDNGIGREFDITGSREIKMMPFGAGRRICPGYQLAVLHLEYYVANLIWKFEWKAVDGDDVDLSERAERTMVMKNPLQVHLSPR, from the coding sequence ATGAAAGTACAAGCTGCTATCGATAACAAATCACTTTTTAGTTTCAATATGAATCATTGGCTCCTCATCCTGTTTTCCATCTTCATCTCCATCTCCGTCTCCGGCATCCTCAGATTCATTCTCAACCGATACTTTATCAACACGAAGCCCACTCTCTACAAACTCCCTCCAAGCCCCCAATCCATTCCAGTGATCAGCAACCTCCTACAGCTCGTCCGCATCACTCCCTCTGATATCCACTCCAACCTGAATTCACTCCATGCCAAGTTAGGCCCAATTATAACTATCTACTCTGGCTCCCGCCCTGTCATCTTTATAGCTGACCGGTTCCTAGCTCACAAGGTCTTAATCCAAAATGGTGCAATGTTTGCTAATCGCCCACCAGCTTCTGCTACTCAAAAGATTGTCAGCAGCAATCAGCGAATTATTAGTCTCGCTTTCTATGGCCCGACTTGGCGTCTCCTGCGGCGAAATCTTACTGAAAATTTTCTCCACCCTTCCCGCGCGAAATGTTTCTCTCTTTCGCGCCGGTGGGTGCTACAAATCCTTATGAATCGCCTGGAATCCCAAGAAAAGTCTGGTCAGCCTATCTGTGTTAGGGAGCACTTTCTATATGCCATGTTTTGTCTGTTAGTCGTAATGTGTTTTGGTGATAATGTTAATGAAACCCAGATTAAACAAATTGAGGAAGTTCAGCGACGAGCCTTTTTGAGTTTCAATAAGTTTAATATACTCAATTTATGGCCAAGAATGACCAAGATCGTGTTGCGTAGGCGTTGGGAGGAATTCTATCAGCTTCGTAAATGCCAACAAGATGCATCAATTCCATTAATAAGAGCAAGAAAGAATCTGCAAGAggaagagaggaaaagaatgGAAACTCAACATCATCATGTTGTATCTTATGTTGATACATTATTAGGTCTGGAACTTCCTGATGAAAACAAAAAGCTTAATGAGGTGGAAATTGCTAATTTATGCAGCGAGTTTCTAAATGCGGGCACTGATACAACGACAACTGCCTTGGAATGGATCATGGCAAATCTGGTCAAATACCCAAAAATTCAAGACAAATTATTCATGGAGATTAAAGGGGTTGTTGGAAATGGAGATCGGGAGGAGGTAAGCGAGTCTGATTTGAAAAGGCTGCCGTATTTGAAAGCAGTGATTCTGGAAGGCCTGAGGCGGCATCCTCCTGCACGTCTTTTGGCTCCACATGCGGCGAGGGAAGATGTTGTTTTGAATAATGAATATTTGATACCAGAGACCGCGGCCATAAATTTCCTGGTTGCTGAGATGGGGTGGGATCCAAAGGCGTGGGAAGATCCACTGGCATTCAATCCGGAAAGGTTCCTGAATCATGATAATGGAATTGGGcgagaatttgatatcacaggGAGTAGAGAGATTAAAATGATGCCGTTTGGTGCGGGGAGGAGAATCTGTCCAGGTTACCAATTAGCAGTGCTTCATTTGGAGTATTATGTGGCTAATTTGATTTGGAAATTTGAGTGGAAGGCTGTGGATGGAGATGATGTTGATTTGTCTGAGAGGGCAGAGCGTACGATGGTGATGAAGAATCCATTGCAGGTTCACTTATCACCTAGATAG
- the LOC133704961 gene encoding pleiotropic drug resistance protein 3-like, whose amino-acid sequence MAQLAGPDEIESFRIELAEIERNIRTPFRSQVPSFHSVSNGSSEHVRDADDEDMLQWAAVERLPTFERITAALFEEQDCTAANGDAKEKKIVNVSKLGAQERHVFIEKLIKHIENDNLRLLRRLKQRIDKVGVKFPTVEVRYRNLCVEAECELVHGKPLPTLWNTAKSLLSGFASLSCSKQRTKAGILKDAGGILKPGRMTLLLGPPGCGKTTLLLALSGKLSHALEVSGEISYNGHSLEEFVPQKSSVYISQHDLHIPEMTVRETIDFSARCQGIGSRADIMMEVIRREKQAGILPDPDVDAYMKAISVEGLKSTLQTDYILKILGLDICSDIMIGDAMRRGISGGQKKRLTTGEMIVGPVKALFMDEISNGLDSSTTFQIMSCMQHLAHITDATVLISLLQPAPETFDLFDDIILMAEGKIVYHGPRSTISKFFEDCGFRCPERKGIADFLQEVISRKDQGQYWHRTEQLHSYIPVDQFVKKFKESQFGEKLDKELSRPFDKSKSHKNALTFSKYSLTKWELFKACSMREFLLMKRNSFIYVLKSIQLVIVASICMTVLLRTRMGVDEIHANYYMGALFYALVILVVDGVPELQMTTSRLAVFYKQRELYFYPAWAYAIPAAILKVPLSLMEAFVWTALTYYVIGYSPELGRFLRQFLILFLLHLASLSMFRFVASIFQTAVASMTAGSIAIMGCLLFGGFVIPKPSMPAWLQWGFWISPMTYGEIGLTTNEFLAPRWEKIVSGNTTIGQQTLESRGLNFHGYFYWISVGALMGLALLFNIGFTLALTFLKPPGNSRAIISYERYYQLQGRKDGVDGFDKDKKLHSANESSPGPKKGRMVLPFEPLVMTFKDVQYYVDTPLEMRKRGVLQKKLQLLSDITGAFRPGILTALMGVSGAGKTTLMDVLSGRKTGGTTEGEIRIGGYPKVQDTFARISGYCEQADIHSPQITIEESVVFSAWLRLPSVIDPKTKFDFVNEVLETIELDGIKDSLVGIPGISGLSTEQRKRLTIAVELVSNPSIIFMDEPTSGLDARAAAIVMRAAKNIVETGRTVICTIHQPSIDIFEAFDELILMKTGGRLIYSGQLGQRSSALIEYFEKIPGVPKIKDNYNPATWMLEVTSKSAEVELGVDFGQIYEGSTLYKENRKLVEKLSSKTPGSKDLHFPTQFSQNGWEQLKACLWKQNLSYWRSPPYNLLRISFISSGALLFGLLFWQQGKNINNQQDLFSILGAMYTAIMFFGINNCSTVLPYVSAERTVLYRERFAGTYSAWAYSLAQLLVEVPYLFAQSVICVIVTYPMIGYSLSAYKIFWSLYGMFCTLLCFNYLGMLLISVTPNAQVAIILCSIAFTTMNFFAGFIVPKKRIPMWWIWLYYICPTSWALEGMFTSQYGDLDKEISVFGETKTASAFIEDYFGYRQDFLGVVGLVLTIIPIVIASLFTYFIGKLNFQRR is encoded by the exons ATGGCTCAGCTGGCCGGCCCTGATGAAATAGAGTCATTTCGGATTGAGTTAGCAGAGATTGAAAGAAACATAAGAACCCCATTCAGGAGTCAAGTGCCGAGTTTTCATAGTGTTTCAAATGGGAGTTCTGAGCACGTTAGGGATGCAGATGATGAAGATATGTTACAGTGGGCTGCTGTTGAGAGATTACCCACCTTTGAACGGATTACTGCTGCTTTATTTGAGGAGCAAGATTGCACTGCGGCAAATGGAGATgctaaggagaaaaaaattgtcaatGTTTCCAAACTTGGGGCTCAGGAGCGGCATGTGTTCATCGAGAAGCTCATCAAGCACATTGAAAATGATAATCTCCGATTGCTGCGGAGACTTAAGCAAAGGATTGACAA AGTTGGTGTGAAGTTTCCCACTGTGGAAGTGAGATACAGAAATCTTTGTGTTGAAGCAGAATGCGAGTTAGTTCACGGAAAGCCTCTACCCACTCTGTGGAACACTGCCAAGAGCTTGCTCTCT GGGTTTGCCAGTCTCTCATGCTCAAAACAGAGAACCAAGGCAGGCATCTTAAAAGATGCCGGTGGCATTCTTAAGCCAGGAAG AATGACGTTATTGCTCGGCCCCCCAGGATGTGGCAAAACCACTTTGTTGTTGGCTCTGTCTGGGAAACTAAGCCATGCTCTCGAG GTCTCGGGAGAGATATCTTACAATGGTCACAGCTTGGAAGAGTTTGTTCCTCAGAAATCCTCAGTGTATATAAGCCAACACGATCTGCATATTCCAGAGATGACGGTGAGGGAAACAATCGATTTTTCTGCACGTTGTCAGGGCATAGGAAGCAGAGCTG ATATCATGATGGAAGTCATTAGAAGAGAGAAGCAAGCGGGGATACTTCCAGATCCTGATGTGGATGCTTACATGAAG GCAATATCAGTTGAGGGACTGAAAAGTACACTTCAGACAGACTACATATTGAAG atTCTAGGACTTGATATTTGTTCTGATATAATGATTGGGGATGCCATGAGAAGAGGTATCTCAGGTGGTCAGAAGAAAAGGCTGACTACAG GGGAGATGATTGTGGGGCCCGTGAAAGCACTCTTCATGGATGAAATATCAAATGGCTTAGACAGTTCAACCACTTTCCAGATTATGTCTTGTATGCAGCATTTGGCTCACATTACTGACGCAACTGTATTGATTTCCCTACTTCAGCCAGCACCGGAGACCTTTGATCTATTTGATGATATCATTCTAATGGCTGAAGGGAAGATTGTTTATCACGGGCCACGTTCTACTATTAGCAAATTTTTTGAAGACTGTGGATTCAGGTGCCCTGAAAGAAAAGGCATAGCGGACTTCCTCCAAGAG GTTATCTCAAGAAAAGATCAAGGGCAATACTGGCACCGTACTGAACAACTTCACAGTTACATACCAGTTGACCAGTTTgttaagaaattcaaagaaagcCAGTTTGGTGAGAAGCTAGACAAGGAGCTGTCAAGGCCATTTGATAAGTCTAAAAGCCACAAGAATGCCTTAACCTTCTCTAAATATTCATTAACAAAGTGGGAACTCTTCAAAGCTTGCAGTATGAGAGAATTTCTTCTGATGAAGAGGAATTCTTTTATATACGTGTTAAAATCTATACAG CTAGTTATTGTTGCTTCAATATGTATGACAGTCTTGCTGCGTACAAGAATGGGTGTTGATGAGATCCACGCAAATTATTACATGGGTGCTTTATTCTATGCCCTTGTTATATTAGTTGTTGATGGAGTTCCAGAGTTACAGATGACTACCTCCCGACTTGCAGTTTTTTATAAGCAGAGAGAGTTATACTTTTATCCTGCTTGGGCTTATGCGATCCCAGCTGCTATTCTTAAAGTTCCACTTTCTTTAATGGAAGCTTTTGTTTGGACAGCCCTTACTTATTATGTCATTGGTTACAGCCCTGAGCTTGGAAG GTTCCTCCGGCAATTTCTTATactttttcttttacatttagCATCATTATCCATGTTTCGTTTTGTTGCCTCAATCTTCCAAACCGCGGTTGCTTCAATGACAGCTGGAAGTATCGCTATTATGGGTTGTTTACTATTTGGTGGCTTTGTAATCCCAAAAC CCTCTATGCCTGCTTGGTTGCAATGGGGATTTTGGATTTCTCCAATGACATATGGTGAGATAGGTTTGACGACAAATGAGTTTCTTGCTCCTCGATGGGAAAAG ATTGTGTCCGGTAACACAACCATAGGGCAACAAACACTAGAAAGCCGAGGGTTAAACTTCCATGGTTATTTTTACTGGATATCAGTTGGTGCCTTGATGGGGTTGGCTTTACTTTTCAACATTGGTTTTACCTTGGCTTTAACGTTCTTGAAAC CTCCGGGAAACTCTAGAGCTATCATTTCTTATGAGAGGTACTATCAGCTACAAGGGAGAAAGGATGGTGTTGATGGTTTTGACAAAGACAAAAAACTCCACAGCGCTAATGAATCTAGCCCCGGCCCTAAAAAAG GAAGGATGGTTTTACCTTTTGAACCCCTTGTGATGACATTTAAGGACGTGCAGTATTATGTTGACACCCCCTTG GAAATGAGAAAACGAGGTGTTTTGCAGAAGAAGCTCCAGCTTCTTTCCGACATTACTGGTGCTTTCAGGCCCGGTATTCTTACAGCACTGATGGGGGTTAGTGGAGCCGGGAAAACGACTCTTATGGATGTTCTTTCTGGAAGGAAAACTGGTGGTACTACTGAAGGAGAGATTAGGATTGGCGGGTACCCAAAGGTTCAAGATACATTTGCTAGAATATCCGGTTATTGTGAGCAAGCAGACATACATTCCCCTCAAATAACTATAGAAGAATCTGTAGTTTTCTCTGCTTGGTTGCGGCTCCCATCTGTCATTGATCCGAAAACTAAATTT GATTTTGTCAATGAAGTCCTTGAAACTATTGAGCTTGATGGGATTAAGGATTCTTTAGTAGGCATTCCAGGAATTAGTGGTTTATCAACTGAGCAGCGTAAACGACTGACTATAGCTGTGGAGCTAGTTTCTAAtccatctataatatttatGGATGAGCCCACATCTGGCTTAGACGCAAGAGCAGCTGCGATTGTTATGAGAGCAGCGAAGAACATAGTTGAAACGGGAAGAACAGTTATTTGCACAATCCACCAGCCAAGTATTGATATCTTTGAGGCATTTGATGAG TTGATTCTAATGAAAACTGGAGGACGCCTTATCTATTCTGGACAGCTGGGTCAGCGGTCAAGCGCACTCATTGAGTATTTTGAG AAAATTCCTGGAGTGCCTAAGATTAAGGACAACTATAATCCGGCAACATGGATGTTAGAGGTTACTTCTAAATCTGCAGAGGTTGAACTTGGGGTAGATTTTGGACAAATTTATGAAGGGTCCACCTTGTACAA GGAGAACAGGAAGCTGGTTGAGAAATTGAGTTCAAAAACTCCTGGTTCAAAGGACTTGCATTTTCCTACCCAATTTTCACAGAATGGCTGGGAACAGCTCAAAGCATGCCTCTGGAAACAGAACTTGTCTTATTGGAGAAGTCCTCCGTACAATCTGTTGCGCATTTCTTTCATATCTTCTGGAGCTCTTTTGTTTGGCCTACTGTTCTGGCAGCAAGGAAAGAATAT AAACAACCAACAAGACTTGTTCAGTATACTTGGTGCAATGTACACGGCCATAATGTTCTTTGGAATAAACAATTGTTCTACAGTTCTGCCTTATGTTTCAGCAGAGCGGACAGTTCTGTACAGGGAAAGATTTGCTGGAACGTACTCTGCATGGGCCTATTCATTAGCACAG TTGTTAGTTGAGGTTCCTTACTTGTTCGCTCAATCAGTTATTTGTGTGATTGTCACATATCCTATGATCGGTTACTCCTTGTCTGCCTACAAGATATTCTGGTCTCTCTATGGGATGTTCTGCACGTTGCTTTGCTTCAACTACCTGGGGATGCTGCTCATATCAGTGACACCGAATGCTCAAGTGGCTATCATTTTATGCTCAATCGCATTCACAACAATGAACTTTTTCGCTGGATTCATTGTACCGAAAAAG CGTATTCCAATGTGGTGGATTTGGTTGTATTATATTTGTCCCACATCTTGGGCATTAGAGGGTATGTTCACCTCGCAATATGGAGATCTGGACAAAGAAATATCAGTCTTCGGGGAAACCAAGACTGCCTCAGCTTTTATAGAGGATTACTTCGGGTATCGTCAAGACTTTTTGGGTGTTGTTGGTCTTGTACTTACCATCATTCCCATTGTCATCGCTTCTcttttcacttattttattggaaaactGAACTTCCAGAGAAGGTAA
- the LOC133704645 gene encoding pleiotropic drug resistance protein 3-like, which produces MNSQMSSTVKIEYSQDIELTESGRSTVSSVSGSQVPSFHVVSIGNSDHYVSNGVVENDLQQRDTIERLPTFERITTALLDEVDDGKTGNKQADVKGKRIVNVAKLGAQDRHMLIEKLIKHIENDNLQLLQKLRERLDQVGVEFPTVEVRYRSLCVEAECEVVHGKPLPTLWSTAKGMLSGIASLSCLRQRAKISILKDVSGIIKPRRMTLLLGPPGCGKTTLLLALAGKLSHSLKLSGELSYNGYGLGEFVPQKTSAYVSQYDLHIPEMTVRETIDFSACCQGIGSRAEILMEVIRREKQAGIHPDSDVDTYMKGISVEGLKNTLQTDYILKILGLDICSDTMIGDAMRRGISGGQKKRLTTGEMIVGPTKALFMDEISNGLDSSTTSQIVSCLQQMAHVTHATVLISLLQPAPETFDLFDDVILMAEGKIVYHGPRSSICKFFEDCGFRCPERKGVADFLQEVISRKDQAQYWYCKEQPYSYFSIDEYVKKFKESEFGQKLDEELSKPFAKSESHKTALSFEKYSLPKWELFKVCSTREFLLMKRNYFIYVFKSVLLVFIASVTMTVLLRTRMAVDPIHANYYMGALFYALIILLVDGLPELLMNVSRLAVFNKQRELCFYPAWAYAIPAVILKVPLSFLEAFVWTTLTYYVIGYSPEVSRFFRQFLLFFLVHLTSTSMYRFIASIFQTVVASTLAGSLIVLIVLLFGGFLIQKPSMPAWLEWGFWFSPLTYGEIGLTVNEFLAPRWGKVVSANATIGQQILESRGLNFHSYFYWISVGALIGFTVLFNVGFTLALTFLKSPGKTRAIISYEKYNRLQGKIDGGVCVGKNKTPTSACSKSSTGPNKGRLVLPFELLTLTFKDVQYYVDTPLEMRKRGFLPKRLQLLSDITGAFRPGILTALMGASGAGKTTLMDVLSGRKTLGTIEGEIRIAGYLKVQGTFARISGYCEQTDIHSPQITVEESLVYSAWLRLPPEIPAEKKFEFVNEVLETIELDGIKDALVGIPGISGLSTEQRKRLTIAVELVANPYIIFMDEPTSGLDARAAAVVMRAVKNVAETGRTVVCTIHQPSIDIFEAFEELLLMKLGGRIIYFGPVGQFSSKVIEYFESIPGVPKIEDKYNPATWMLEVTSRSAEAELGVDFAQIYRESTLYKENKQLVEQLSSPISGSKDLHFPSRFPQNGWEQLKACIWKQNLSYWRSPTYNLIRIFYIFSGSVLFGLLFWQQGKRIENHQDLFNILGSMYTAIIFFGISNCSGVLPRIAAERVVMYRERFAGMYSSWAYSFAQVLVEVPYLLAQAIIYVTITHTMIGYSLSPYKIFWSVYGMFCTLLSFNYLGMLLISVTPDIQLASALTSPFYTMLHLFSGFFVPRTYIPKWWIWLYYISPTSWQLNGLFTSQYGDLEKEITVFGQTKSVAAFLQDYFGFHRNFLSVVAVVLIIFPIIFASLFAYFIGRLNFQKR; this is translated from the exons ATGAATAGCCAGATGAGTAGCACTGTTAAGATAGAGTACTCACAGGATATTGAGTTAACAGAGTCTGGTAGAAGCACCGTATCCTCAGTAAGTGGGAGCCAAGTGCCAAGTTTTCATGTTGTTTCAATTGGGAATTCTGATCATTATGTTAGCAATGGGGTTGTCGAGAATGACTTGCAACAAAGGGATACCATTGAGAGATTACCAACCTTTGAACGGATTACTACTGCTTTACTTGATGAAGTTGACGATGGCAAAACAGGAAATAAACAAGCAGATGTTAAAGGTAAAAGAATAGTTAATGTTGCAAAGCTTGGAGCTCAAGACCGGCATATGTTGATTGAGAAGCTCATCAAGCATATTGAAAATGATAATCTCCAATTGCTGCAGAAGCTTAGAGAAAGACTTGACCA GGTTGGTGTAGAGTTTCCCACGGTGGAAGTGAGATACAGAAGTCTCTGTGTTGAAGCAGAATGTGAGGTGGTTCATGGCAAGCCTCTCCCTACTCTTTGGAGCACTGCCAAGGGCATGCTTTCT GGGATTGCCAGTCTGTCTTGTTTGAGACAAAGAGCCAAGATAAGCATACTAAAAGATGTCAGCGGCATCATTAAGCCAAGAAG GATGACTTTACTGCTTGGCCCTCCAGGGTGTGGCAAAACCACATTGTTGTTGGCGCTCGCTGGGAAACTGAGCCATTCCCTCAAA CTTTCAGGGGAATTATCTTACAATGGTTATGGATTGGGAGAGTTTGTTCCTCAGAAAACTTCAGCTTATGTAAGCCAATATGATCTGCACATTCCAGAGATGACAGTGAGGGAAAcaattgatttttctgcatGTTGTCAGGGCATAGGAAGCCGAGCAG AAATCTTGATGGAAGTCATTAGAAGGGAGAAGCAAGCAGGGATACACCCAGACTCTGATGTGGATACTTACATGAAG GGAATATCAGTCGAAGGACTAAAAAATACCCTTCAAACAGACTATATTTTGAAG ATTCTAGGACTTGATATTTGTTCTGATACAATGATTGGGGATGCTATGAGAAGAGGTATCTCAGGTGGTCAGAAGAAAAGGCTGACTACAG GGGAAATGATTGTCGGTCCCACAAAAGCATTATTCATGGATGAAATATCAAATGGCTTAGACAGTTCCACCACTTCCCAGATTGTATCTTGTCTGCAGCAGATGGCACATGTTACTCATGCTACTGTATTGATTTCGCTTCTGCAGCCAGCACCAGAGACCTTTGATCTCTTTGATGACGTCATTTTGATGGCTGAAGGAAAGATTGTTTATCATGGTCCACGTTCTAGTATTTGCAAATTTTTTGAGGACTGTGGATTTAGGTGTCCTGAAAGAAAAGGTGTCGCTGATTTTCTTCAGGAG GTCATCTCTAGGAAAGATCAAGCACAATATTGGTACTGCAAAGAGCAGCCTTACAGTTACTTTTCCATTGACGAGTACgttaagaaattcaaagaaagtGAATTTGGACAGAAGCTTGATGAGGAGCTCTCAAAGCCATTTGCTAAGTCTGAAAGCCACAAGACTGCTTTATCCTTTGAAAAGTATTCATTACCAAAATGGGAATTGTTTAAAGTTTGCAGTACGAGGgaatttcttttaatgaaaaggaattattttatttacgtATTCAAATCTGTGCTG CTAGTGTTCATTGCTTCGGTTACCATGACTGTTTTACTGCGCACAAGAATGGCTGTTGATCCAATCCATGCAAATTATTACATGGGAGCTTTATTCTATGCCCTCATAATATTACTAGTCGATGGACTTCCAGAATTGCTGATGAATGTCTCAAGGCTTGCAGTTTTCAATAAACAAAGAGAGTTATGCTTTTACCCTGCTTGGGCTTATGCGATCCCTGCTGTTATCCTTAAAGTTCCACTTTCATTCTTAGAAGCCTTTGTTTGGACGACTCTTACTTACTATGTCATTGGTTACAGCCCCGAGGTTTCAAG GTTTTTCCGCCAGTTCCTTCTGTTCTTTTTGGTACACCTAACATCTACATCAATGTATCGTTTTATTGCCTCAATCTTCCAAACCGTGGTTGCCTCAACACTAGCTGGCAGTCTCATTGTATTGATTGTTTTACTATTTGGTggatttttaatccaaaaac CCTCTATGCCTGCTTGGCTGGAATGGGGATTTTGGTTTTCTCCATTGACATATGGGGAGATCGGCCTGACTGTGAATGAGTTTCTTGCCCCTAGATGGGGAAag GTTGTGTCTGCTAATGCAACCATAGGGCAACAGATACTAGAAAGCCGTGGATTAAACTTTCACAGTTACTTTTATTGGATATCAGTTGGTGCCCTAATTGGATTTACTGTACTTTTCAACGTTGGTTTTACTTTGGCTTTAACCTTCTTGAAAT CTCCGGGTAAAACTCGTGCTATTATATCTTACGAAAAGTACAATCGACTGCAAGGAAAAATAGATGGTGGTGTTTGTGTTGGCAAAAACAAGACACCGACCAGTGCTTGTTCTAAATCTAGTACAGGACCTAACAAAG GGAGGCTGGTTTTACCCTTTGAGCTCCTTACGTTGACATTTAAAGATGTTCAGTACTATGTTGATACCCCTTTG GAAATGAGAAAGCGAGGTTTTTTGCCAAAGAGGCTCCAGCTTCTTTCTGACATTACAGGTGCATTCAGGCCCGGTATTCTTACAGCACTGATGGGTGCTAGTGGAGCTGGGAAAACGACTCTTATGGATGTTCTCTCCGGAAGGAAAACTCTTGGTACTATTGAAGGAGAGATAAGAATCGCTGGGTACCTGAAGGTTCAGGGTACATTTGCTAGGATATCAGGGTATTGTGAGCAAACTGACATACATTCACCGCAAATTACTGTAGAAGAATCTTTGGTTTATTCTGCTTGGTTGCGGCTTCCACCTGAGATCCCTGCGGAAAAAAAATTC GAGTTTGTAAATGAAGTCCTTGAAACCATTGAGCTGGATGGGATTAAGGATGCTTTAGTAGGAATCCCCGGAATTAGTGGTTTATCTACCGAGCAGCGTAAACGACTGACTATAGCTGTAGAACTTGTTGCCAATCCATATATCATATTTATGGATGAACCAACTTCCGGATTAGATGCAAGAGCAGCAGCAGTTGTTATGAGAGCAGTGAAGAATGTAGCTGAAACAGGAAGAACAGTCGTTTGCACCATCCACCAGCCAAGCATTGATATTTTTGAGGCATTTGAAGAG CTGCTTCTAATGAAACTTGGAGGACGCATTATCTATTTTGGGCCAGTAGGTCAATTCTCAAGCAAAGTGATTGAATATTTTGAG AGTATTCCTGGGGTGCCTAAGATTGAAGACAAGTATAATCCAGCAACATGGATGTTAGAGGTTACTTCTAGATCTGCAGAGGCTGAACTTGGTGTAGATTTTGCACAAATTTATCGAGAGTCCACATTGTACAA GGAGAACAAACAGCTAGTTGAGCAATTGAGTTCACCAATCTCCGGTTCAAAGGACTTGCATTTTCCCAGCCGATTTCCACAGAATGGTTGGGAGCAGCTCAAAGCATGCATTTGGAAACAGAACCTATCATATTGGAGAAGTCCTACATATAATCTCATACgcattttttacattttttcgGGATCTGTTCTATTTGGTCTACTGTTCTGGCAGCAAGGAAAACGAAT AGAAAACCATCAAGACCTGTTTAATATACTTGGTTCCATGTACACTGCAATAATCTTCTTCGGTATAAGCAATTGCTCAGGAGTCCTGCCACGCATTGCAGCAGAGCGGGTTGTCATGTACAGGGAAAGATTTGCAGGAATGTACTCTTCATGGGCCTATTCATTTGCACAG GTGCTAGTCGAGGTTCCGTACTTGCTCGCTCAAGCAATTATTTATGTGACCATAACACATACAATGATCGGCtattccttgtctccctataaGATATTCTGGTCTGTCTATGGGATGTTCTGCACATTGCTTTCCTTCAACTACCTTGGAATGCTGCTCATATCAGTGACACCAGACATTCAACTGGCTTCAGCTTTAACCTCACCTTTTTACACAATGCTTCATCTATTTTCCGGGTTCTTTGTCCCGAGAACT TATATTCCAAAGTGGTGGATTTGGTTGTACTATATTAGTCCCACATCCTGGCAACTGAATGGTTTGTTCACTTCACAATATGGAGATCTAGAGAAAGAAATAACAGTATTTGGCCAGACTAAAAGTGTTGCTGCTTTTTTACAAGATTACTTCGGTTTTCACCGCAACTTCTTGAGTGTTGTTGCTGTCGTCCTTATAATCTTTCCCATTATCTTTGCTTCTCTTTTTGCTTATTTCATTGGAAGGCTGAACTTCCAGAAAAGGTGA